The Nocardia vinacea genome contains the following window.
CTTGTCGAGCGCCTGCGCGCCTTCGACGTAACTTCCGGTGATCCAGTCGCGGTAGACCCGTCCGTCGGCGACGAGCAATCCTCGGGACTCGGGTTGGTCCAGCAGTTCCATGGTGGTCAGGTGATCGCCGACGGTTTCATCGGTAAACCGGCGGTTGTCGAGGTTGAACAGCAGGGCGTGCTCGCTGTAGTACAACGACAGCGCGACAAAGTCGGACGGATCGCGGAACTCTACCCCGGCGGGAATGAGGTGGCCGTAGAAACCGGAGCGTTCCGTGCCCGTCGCGGCCCCGACACACTCGGCAAGCCGATGTCCGTCGCCGATGCTGGTCGGGTTGGACCGCAACTGCATCGCGCTCGCAGCGGGATGGATGTACTTGTCGACCAGCTCCGGATTCGCCTGGAACCCGCCGGTCGCGAGTATCGTTGCGGCAGCACGAATCTCGCGTTCGGTTCCATCCGGAAGTCGCACACGAGCGCCGATGACGGAACCGTCCTCGGTGAGCAGGGCTCGAGTGTCGGTCTCGGTGAGCAACTCGCCCTCGGCACGGATCCGGCGGCGGCATTCGTCGATGTACCGGTTGGTGTCGAATTGATGGCCGGAACCGTAGCGCAGGACGGTGACCGCATCCGCGCATTCGACGCCGAGCGACCGGATCCAAGCGATACCGGGGCCGAATCCGTCGACAAGTGCGCGGCGCAGCTCGATATCGCCGCGCGGGTTGACCTGGTCCATGATCGCGTGGGAAGGGGCGGTCCAGGCATATCCCGCGAATTGTGCGGATCCGCCTACTGCGGCGGCCTTTTCGACGACGATCACCGAATTGCCTCGATGCAGCGATCGAGCAGCCGCGGTTAGCCCCGCCATCCCGCCGCCGATGACGAGTACGTCGGTGTGGACCTCTGCCATTCGATGCTCCTCACGCGTCGCGGTGCTGCCCACCGTAACTCTGAAACTGAAGTCAGTTCAAGTATCGATTTGCTTGTGAAGTGGATCACGGTGCATGTACGGTGAGACCCGAACCGAGTTCAACTCAGTTTGGTTCGGCGACAGCGCGCCGACGAATGGAACCTTGCCTTCGAGAGGAGCTTCGCGTGATCGATCGCGAATTCACTGGATTCTTTATCGGGGGATCTTGGCGAAAGACGTCCTCCGACGACCGATTCGAGGTGATTTCGCCGGCGAGCGGCAAGCCGATCGGTTCGGTGTCCGCGGCCACCGGAGCGGATATCGACGCGGCCGTTGCCGCCGCCCGAGAGGCTTTCGACGGGTCCGACTGGCCGAAACTTACTCCAGCGCAGCGCGGTGAGTACCTCGTTCGCCTGGCCGCGGCGATCGCCGCACACGGGGAAGAACTCGCCGAGCTCATCACCGACGAACTGGGCTGCAGCCATCTGCTCTCCCAGGTGTACCAGGCCGTCGCGCCGGTAATGAGCCTGAATTACGTCGCCGAAGTAGCGAAGTCGCTGCAGACCAGTGAGCTCCGTGTCAGCGACCTGTCCGCGTTCGCGGGGTCGGGAGATGCGGTCGGCGTCATCCCGATGGCGGGCAAGAGCCTGGTCGTCAAGGAGCCGGTGGGGGTTGTCGCGGTATTTCCCGCCTACAACTTCGCTCTTCCGGCCGTGGCGCAAAAGATCGGTCCCGCGTTGGTTGCCGGATGCACGGTTGTTGTCAAGGCGACGGAGCCGAACCCGCTGGCGATCTTCAACCTGGGAAATCTGTTGCAGGAGATAGGGTTTCCCGCCGGAGTCATCAATATCGTCGCCGCGCGAGCAGGTGAGTCCGAGTATCTCGTCGGACATCCCGGTGTCGATATGGTGAGCTTCACCGGATCCACCGAAGTGGGCAAGAAGATCGGTGCGGCATGCGGCGAACTGATTCGACCGGTGGTGCTGGAACTCGGCGGAAAGTCGGCGGCGATAGTCCTGTCGGATGCCGATCCCGAGATCGTTGTTCCCACTCTCGTGGGAGCAAGTGTCGCAACCAATTCCGGCCAGAGCTGCGTCGCTCAGACTCGATTCCTGGTCCCCGAGGAACAGTACGAGTTCTACGCCGACGCATTCACGCGGGCGTTCGAGGCATTGAAGGTGGGCGATCCGCGCGACGCCGACACCGTAGTGGGTCCGGTGGTCACTCGGTCGCATCTCGAGCGCATCGAAGCGCACCTGGCCAGGGCCGTCGAGCAAGGAGCGACGATACGCACCGGCGGCCGACGACCCGTGCATCTATCCGAAGGCTGGTACATCGAACCGACGTTGGTCACCGGCGTCACGAACGATATGGACATCGCGC
Protein-coding sequences here:
- a CDS encoding FAD-binding protein — encoded protein: MAEVHTDVLVIGGGMAGLTAAARSLHRGNSVIVVEKAAAVGGSAQFAGYAWTAPSHAIMDQVNPRGDIELRRALVDGFGPGIAWIRSLGVECADAVTVLRYGSGHQFDTNRYIDECRRRIRAEGELLTETDTRALLTEDGSVIGARVRLPDGTEREIRAAATILATGGFQANPELVDKYIHPAASAMQLRSNPTSIGDGHRLAECVGAATGTERSGFYGHLIPAGVEFRDPSDFVALSLYYSEHALLFNLDNRRFTDETVGDHLTTMELLDQPESRGLLVADGRVYRDWITGSYVEGAQALDKFDLAQRRGGRCGIAESLDDFAYLPAEWGYDGVDIAAQIRAVNAAGAAAQPPRTYDARALDHGPYYVIEVCPALTFPFHGIRIDRYGRVLATSGGTIDGLFAAGADIGGLYDRAYTGGIAAALVFGLAAADRAAADRAVAAG
- a CDS encoding aldehyde dehydrogenase family protein, with translation MIDREFTGFFIGGSWRKTSSDDRFEVISPASGKPIGSVSAATGADIDAAVAAAREAFDGSDWPKLTPAQRGEYLVRLAAAIAAHGEELAELITDELGCSHLLSQVYQAVAPVMSLNYVAEVAKSLQTSELRVSDLSAFAGSGDAVGVIPMAGKSLVVKEPVGVVAVFPAYNFALPAVAQKIGPALVAGCTVVVKATEPNPLAIFNLGNLLQEIGFPAGVINIVAARAGESEYLVGHPGVDMVSFTGSTEVGKKIGAACGELIRPVVLELGGKSAAIVLSDADPEIVVPTLVGASVATNSGQSCVAQTRFLVPEEQYEFYADAFTRAFEALKVGDPRDADTVVGPVVTRSHLERIEAHLARAVEQGATIRTGGRRPVHLSEGWYIEPTLVTGVTNDMDIAQNEIFGPVAVLIAHNGEDDAVRIANQSRYGLAGSVFTADSAHGFEVARRIRTGTFSVNTFAADLGSPFGGYKESGLGREHGVGAVQEYLLQKTISIDPSLDLPEEVVSGVPVGHGPGITA